One genomic window of Borreliella burgdorferi B31 includes the following:
- a CDS encoding fructose-specific PTS transporter subunit EIIC: MQNLFSKNLIVLNYNATSKEDVIRKMASMFNENGYLNDMEAFIKEIKKREETNGTGIEEHIAMPHAKGNFIKKHGIAILRVVGNGFDFNSSDQKLSKLFFMMALPEETPSNAHIKAISYLSNTFSNNLLRHELMSTNNEDRFLEIILNNDNINESNNLNTKKDFILAVTACPVGIAHTYMAAESLKKAALELNINIKVETNGSSGTENPITEEEIKKAKGVIIASGKTIDKERFSGKPLIEVGVKDGIHKAKELIQTILKNEAPIYKKSNTNKTTETLQKQNKKTGIYKHLMNGVSFMLPFVVSGGIIIAISFMFGIKAFDINDPSYNKIADILMQIGGGSAFALMIPILAGYISFSIAERPGLAPGMITGLMMNNGNAGFLGGILAGFISGYVTLTVKKISDKIIPSNLRGINPVLTYPFLSVIISGILIYGMLSPISVINESITNMLNQLSGTNMAILGALLGGMMAIDMGGPVNKAAYAFGIAMITAKNYIPHASIMAGGMIPPIGIALATSLFKNRFSKEERESGKVCYFLGACFITEGVIPFAAADPLRVIPACILGSSVGGFISALFKVEVIAPHGGIFILPIVVNPLMWITSILVGSIITAVLIGILKKEYKNIND; the protein is encoded by the coding sequence ATGCAAAATTTATTTTCAAAAAACTTGATTGTTTTAAATTACAATGCAACTAGTAAAGAAGATGTAATTAGAAAAATGGCTAGCATGTTCAATGAAAATGGATACTTAAATGACATGGAAGCATTTATAAAAGAAATTAAAAAAAGAGAAGAAACTAACGGAACAGGCATTGAAGAGCATATAGCTATGCCTCATGCAAAAGGCAATTTCATTAAAAAACACGGAATTGCTATTTTAAGAGTTGTTGGCAATGGTTTTGACTTCAACTCTTCTGATCAAAAGCTTTCAAAACTGTTTTTCATGATGGCCCTACCCGAAGAAACTCCAAGCAATGCACACATAAAAGCTATATCATACCTAAGTAATACTTTTAGCAACAACCTATTAAGACATGAACTTATGAGCACAAATAATGAAGATAGATTTTTAGAAATAATATTGAATAATGACAATATAAATGAATCTAACAATTTAAATACAAAAAAAGATTTCATTCTTGCCGTAACAGCATGTCCTGTGGGAATAGCTCACACCTATATGGCAGCAGAAAGCCTTAAAAAAGCAGCTTTAGAATTAAACATAAATATAAAAGTAGAAACAAATGGATCTAGTGGAACCGAAAATCCAATAACAGAAGAAGAAATAAAAAAAGCAAAAGGAGTCATTATTGCATCTGGCAAAACTATCGATAAAGAAAGATTTAGCGGAAAACCTTTAATCGAAGTGGGAGTAAAAGACGGCATACACAAAGCAAAAGAGCTTATCCAAACAATTCTTAAAAACGAAGCACCAATTTACAAAAAAAGCAACACAAACAAAACCACCGAAACCCTCCAAAAACAAAACAAAAAAACGGGGATTTATAAACATCTAATGAATGGGGTCTCATTTATGCTTCCATTTGTAGTCTCAGGAGGAATAATAATAGCAATATCATTCATGTTTGGAATCAAAGCATTTGACATAAACGATCCAAGCTACAATAAAATAGCAGATATTCTAATGCAAATCGGCGGTGGAAGCGCATTTGCTTTAATGATCCCAATACTTGCTGGCTATATTTCATTTAGCATAGCAGAAAGACCAGGACTTGCACCTGGAATGATTACAGGATTAATGATGAACAATGGAAATGCAGGATTTTTGGGAGGCATCTTAGCAGGATTTATTTCAGGCTACGTTACACTAACTGTAAAAAAAATATCTGACAAAATAATTCCTAGCAATTTAAGAGGAATAAATCCGGTATTAACTTATCCTTTTTTATCAGTTATAATTTCAGGAATTTTGATATATGGAATGCTTAGTCCAATATCTGTTATTAATGAATCAATAACAAATATGCTAAATCAACTTAGCGGTACTAATATGGCAATACTTGGAGCTTTGCTTGGAGGAATGATGGCAATAGATATGGGAGGGCCTGTAAATAAAGCTGCATATGCATTTGGAATTGCAATGATAACTGCCAAAAATTATATTCCTCACGCAAGCATAATGGCAGGAGGAATGATACCTCCCATAGGAATTGCTCTTGCTACAAGTTTATTTAAAAATAGATTCTCAAAAGAAGAAAGAGAATCTGGAAAAGTTTGTTATTTTTTGGGAGCATGCTTTATTACAGAAGGAGTAATTCCATTTGCAGCAGCAGATCCTTTAAGGGTAATACCCGCATGTATACTAGGCTCATCTGTAGGAGGATTTATTTCTGCACTTTTCAAGGTAGAGGTTATAGCACCACACGGCGGAATATTTATTCTACCAATAGTAGTAAAC
- the pfkB gene encoding 1-phosphofructokinase, which produces MIYTLTLNPSVDYKIVLKEFQEESLNYALNNNFFAGGKGINVSTVLKNLGKPSTALGFLGGFTGDYIRFSLDSRGIKNDFIKIKYDTRLNIKMIANGRETEINANSPDISENEFELLKNKLKNLANNSTLVMSGSVPAALGEDAYNEIANSISNDVKLIIDTSGKPLRKILRLNPFLIKPNIYELEDLFNAKFDSTKELIKIGKNLVESGVQNIIISMGSDGAIFIGGKNVAFRAFVPKINFVSTIGAGDSVIAGFVYAFDNGSTLEDSFKFGVAAGTATALKGNLCEFQDVKKMLCQIRVEDIYTS; this is translated from the coding sequence TTGATATATACTCTAACACTCAATCCTTCTGTGGATTATAAAATAGTTTTAAAAGAATTTCAGGAAGAAAGTCTTAATTATGCTTTAAATAACAATTTTTTTGCTGGCGGTAAGGGAATAAATGTAAGCACCGTTCTTAAAAATTTAGGAAAACCTAGTACGGCTTTGGGATTTTTGGGAGGTTTTACGGGTGATTATATAAGATTTTCTCTTGATTCTAGGGGCATAAAAAACGATTTTATTAAAATAAAATATGATACAAGATTAAATATTAAAATGATAGCAAATGGCAGAGAAACAGAAATTAATGCCAATTCTCCAGATATTTCTGAGAATGAATTTGAACTTTTGAAAAATAAACTTAAAAATTTAGCAAATAATAGTACATTAGTGATGTCAGGAAGTGTTCCCGCAGCTCTTGGTGAGGATGCATACAATGAAATAGCTAATAGCATTTCTAATGATGTTAAGCTTATCATTGATACCAGTGGCAAACCTTTGCGAAAAATTCTTAGATTAAATCCCTTTTTAATAAAGCCTAATATTTATGAACTTGAAGATCTTTTTAATGCTAAATTTGATTCTACAAAAGAATTGATTAAAATCGGAAAAAATCTTGTAGAAAGTGGGGTTCAAAACATTATAATTTCCATGGGAAGTGACGGAGCTATTTTTATTGGCGGCAAAAATGTTGCTTTTAGGGCCTTTGTTCCTAAGATTAATTTTGTTAGCACCATTGGAGCAGGAGACTCTGTGATTGCCGGGTTTGTATATGCTTTTGATAATGGAAGTACTTTAGAGGATTCATTTAAATTTGGTGTTGCAGCTGGTACAGCTACGGCATTAAAAGGCAATCTTTGTGAATTTCAAGATGTTAAAAAGATGCTTTGTCAGATTAGGGTTGAGGATATTTACACTTCTTAA
- the recD gene encoding exodeoxyribonuclease V subunit alpha, translated as MRDFLVLREFLKDKNKKFLTPELKLYEIIELLNINKKNCYKAQTLARSTNNENIVIFLIFLFNYFDKGHLRADINLLAKDIQNTIIFTKDNLEKTNKSYNKLIKILKGLETFGNLETIKNIVLLLKKNNILMEFNKLKITTPLILENNIYIYTQKNYREEEELIKQIIKRLENHKSELNDNKIQNIISNLNTNNLNKEQITSVRKALKSNFFLLSGGPGTGKTTTVNYILKAINKTLNNKKKGLVAITAPTGKASLRLQTSIDYSFKNLEIECNTIQKLLGIKFINKKNLYDEENQLNFDVIIIDEASMVDAHTFLKLLKATPITTKLIMVGDKNQLPSVNEGNVYSSLLGIQKINSDNVEDLKENFRSNKEINLLSKAIYKEDSTLICKYINNNKNIQLKEIEKINLKKDLIEYTNNLYRKIPTFNLKLLKESKIETILETLLENIILSSKNFGKFGTKTLNEIIKTYLKKTYGSFIGQIIMITKTDYKNKLFNGERGVIFNENSKFYALFQRKDEKYKKINLDLLTNYEFSFATTIHKSQGSEYKHIKVILENNPFLTKELMYTAITRAKDSLEIISNKETIIKLSKKSSKRDSKILEHVNSFKEIDK; from the coding sequence ATGAGAGATTTTTTAGTATTAAGAGAATTTTTAAAAGATAAAAACAAAAAATTCTTAACCCCCGAGCTTAAACTTTATGAAATAATTGAACTTTTAAATATCAATAAAAAAAATTGTTATAAAGCACAAACACTTGCAAGATCCACAAACAATGAAAATATTGTAATATTTTTAATATTTTTATTTAACTACTTTGATAAAGGCCATTTAAGAGCTGACATAAATCTATTAGCAAAAGATATTCAAAATACAATAATATTCACAAAAGACAACCTAGAAAAAACCAATAAAAGTTACAACAAATTAATAAAAATACTAAAAGGGCTAGAAACATTTGGAAATCTAGAAACTATTAAGAATATAGTTTTACTTTTAAAGAAAAACAACATACTAATGGAATTTAACAAGCTTAAAATTACAACTCCCCTAATCCTGGAAAACAATATTTACATTTATACTCAAAAAAACTACAGAGAAGAAGAAGAATTAATAAAACAAATTATAAAAAGATTAGAAAACCATAAAAGCGAATTAAATGACAATAAAATACAAAATATAATATCAAATTTAAATACCAATAATTTAAATAAAGAGCAAATTACATCAGTGAGAAAGGCATTAAAAAGCAACTTCTTTCTATTAAGCGGAGGCCCGGGAACAGGCAAAACAACAACTGTTAACTATATCTTAAAAGCAATTAATAAAACATTAAACAATAAAAAAAAAGGATTAGTAGCCATTACAGCACCTACAGGAAAAGCTAGCCTAAGGCTGCAAACAAGTATCGACTATTCATTCAAAAATTTAGAAATAGAATGTAATACAATCCAAAAACTATTGGGAATCAAATTCATAAACAAAAAAAATCTATATGATGAAGAAAATCAATTAAATTTTGACGTAATAATAATTGACGAAGCTTCAATGGTAGATGCACATACTTTTTTAAAACTACTGAAAGCAACTCCAATAACCACTAAGTTAATAATGGTAGGAGATAAAAATCAACTCCCGTCAGTAAACGAAGGAAATGTATATTCAAGTCTTTTGGGAATACAAAAAATAAATAGCGATAATGTAGAAGATCTTAAAGAAAATTTCAGAAGCAACAAAGAAATAAATTTACTCTCAAAGGCAATATACAAAGAAGATAGTACTTTGATTTGCAAATACATTAATAATAATAAAAATATTCAACTGAAAGAAATAGAAAAAATAAACTTAAAAAAAGATCTAATAGAATATACAAACAATTTATACAGAAAAATACCCACTTTTAATCTTAAATTACTAAAAGAATCAAAAATTGAAACAATACTTGAAACTTTACTTGAAAATATAATTTTAAGTTCAAAAAATTTTGGCAAATTTGGAACTAAAACACTAAATGAAATAATAAAAACTTACCTGAAAAAGACCTATGGAAGCTTTATTGGCCAAATAATAATGATAACTAAAACTGACTATAAAAATAAATTATTTAATGGAGAACGGGGTGTTATTTTTAATGAAAATTCTAAATTTTATGCTTTATTCCAAAGAAAAGATGAAAAATATAAAAAAATAAATTTAGATTTACTAACAAATTATGAATTCAGCTTTGCCACAACAATACATAAAAGCCAAGGATCTGAATACAAACATATAAAAGTAATATTAGAAAATAACCCTTTTTTGACAAAAGAACTTATGTATACTGCAATAACAAGAGCCAAGGATAGCTTAGAAATAATTTCTAACAAAGAGACTATTATTAAGTTAAGCAAAAAATCTAGCAAAAGAGATTCAAAAATACTAGAACACGTAAACTCATTTAAAGAAATTGACAAATAA